Proteins encoded by one window of Ovis canadensis isolate MfBH-ARS-UI-01 breed Bighorn chromosome 14, ARS-UI_OviCan_v2, whole genome shotgun sequence:
- the ZNF304 gene encoding zinc finger protein 304 isoform X1 translates to MAAAALTNWAQGGVTFEDVFVYFSREEWELLEEAQKLLYRDVMLENFAHVAALGCWCEADNEEAPSEQSVCVDGVSEVRTPGSCPLIRKVHPCERSDPLLKDIFHLAEHQGSCPAQNLDTRDPCGQGFLLSENFNQHQKPHSGNDPVQGDGDKASCVKSCAVSELGRPFICRGKGMDVLDSSSLFQHQSTHSGLSPHRLAEFVESFAHKSSLSCHQGDSDELMFLNCTDDEKAFMNAFTLLDNQITQAVEVRSLRCLPCGDLSKEKSALIRHRKLCGGETSHVCKECGEAFIHSSHLKSHQKFHTGKRQYTCSECGKAFSRKDTLVQHQRVHTGERAYDCTECGKAYSRSSHLVQHQRIHTGERPYKCSECGKAFSRKDTLVQHQRFHTGERPYECSECGKFFSQSSHLIEHWRIHTGARPYECIECGKFFSHNSSLIKHRRVHTGAKSYVCGKCGKAFGCKDTLVQHQIIHTGARPYECSECGKAFSRKDTLVQHRKIHTGERPYECNDCGKFFSHSSNLIVHQRIHTGAKPYECSECGKCFSHNSSLILHQRVHSGARPYVCSECGKAYISSSHLVQHKKVHTGARPYKCSECGKFFSRNSSLILHQRVHTGEKPYVCNECGKAYSRSSHLVRHQKAHPGEGPHECNSFGDPLAASLKLV, encoded by the exons ATGGCGGCTGCGGCGCTAACGAACTGGGCTCAG GGTGGTGTGACCTTCGAGGATGTGTTCGTGTACTTCTCCCGGGAGGAGTGGGAGCTGCTGGAGGAAGCTCAGAAACTCCTGTACCGcgatgtgatgctggagaactttGCACACGTGGCTGCCTTGG GTTGTTGGTGTGAAGCAGACAATGAGGAGGCCCCTTCCGAGCAGAGTGTTTGTGTAGACGGAGTGTCAGAGGTCAGGACTCCTGGGTCCTGTCCACTTATCCGGAAAGTCCATCCATGTGAGAGAAGTGACCCGCTCTTAAAAGACATTTTCCACCTGGCTGAACACCAGGGTTCCTGCCCTGCACAGAACCTGGACACACGTGACCCCTGTGGGCAAGGATTCCTGCTGAGTGAAAACTTTAATCAGCACCAGAAACCACATAGTGGGAATGATCCCGTCCAGGGGGATGGTGATAAGGCCTCATGTGTGAAGAGCTGTGCCGTCTCCGAGTTAGGAAGACCTTTTATTTGCAGGGGGAAAGGGATGGATGTGCTGGATAGCTCTAGCCTTTTCCAGCACCAGAGCACTCACAGTGGACTGAGTCCACACAGACTAGCTGAGTTTGTGGAATCATTTGCACACAAGTCCAGTCTCAGTTGTCACCAGGGAGACAGTGATGAACTGATGTTTCTCAATTGCACTGATGATGAGAAAGCCTTCATGAACGCCTTCACTCTCCTCGACAACCAGATAACTCAGGCGGTTGAAGTGCGATCCCTTAGGTGCCTACCTTGTGGAGATCTGTCCAAGGAGAAATCCGCTCTTATTCGTCACAGAAAACTTTGTGGTGGGGAAACATCACATGTGTGTAAGGAGTGTGGAGAGGCCTTCATTCACTCGTCTCACCTAAAAAGTCACCAGAAATTTCACACTGGCAAAAGACAATATACGTGCAGTGAATGTGGCAAGGCCTTCAGCCGCAAAGACACACTTGTGCAGCACCAGagagttcacactggagaaaggGCTTATGACTGCactgaatgtggaaaagcctACAGCAGAAGCTCCCACCTCGTGCAGCACCAGAGAATTCACACCGGAGAAAGGCCTTATaagtgcagtgaatgtgggaaggccttcagtCGTAAAGATACACTTGTGCAGCACCAGAGATTTCACACAGGGGAAAGGCCTTatgagtgcagtgaatgtggaaaattctttagccAAAGCTCTCACCTTATTGAGCATTGGAGAATTCACACCGGGGCGAGGCCTTATGAGTGCAttgaatgtggaaaattctttagccATAACTCCAGCCTCATTAAACATAGGAGAGTCCACACAGGAGCAAAGTCTTATGTGTGTGGCAAATGTGGGAAGGCTTTTGGCTGCAAGGACACACTTGTTCAGCACCAGATAATTCACACTGGCGCACGGCCTTATGAGTGCAGTGAGTGTGGAAAGGCCTTTAGCCGTAAAGATACACTTGTGCAGCACCGGAAAATCCACACTGGAGAAAGGCCTTATGAGTGCaatgactgtggaaaattctttagccATAGCTCCAACCTCATTGTgcaccagagaattcatactggagcaAAGCCTTatgagtgcagtgaatgtgggaaatgcTTTAGCCACAATTCTAGCCTCATTCTACACCAGAGAGTTCACAGTGGAGCAAGGCCCTATGTATGTAGTGAATGTGGAAAAGCTTACATTAGTAGCTCCCACCTTGTTCAACACAAGAAAGTTCACACTGGAGCGAGACCTTATaaatgcagtgaatgtgggaaattcTTTAGCCGCAACTCTAGCCTCATTCTACACCAGAGAGTTCACACTGGTGAAAAGCCTTATGTGTGCAATGAATGTGGGAAGGCCTATAGCAGAAGCTCCCATCTTGTTCGGCACCAGAAAGCtcaccctggagaaggacctCATGAATGCAACAGTTTCGGTGACCCTTTGGCTGCATCTCTTAAACTTGTTTAA
- the ZNF304 gene encoding zinc finger protein 304 isoform X2 has protein sequence MLENFAHVAALGCWCEADNEEAPSEQSVCVDGVSEVRTPGSCPLIRKVHPCERSDPLLKDIFHLAEHQGSCPAQNLDTRDPCGQGFLLSENFNQHQKPHSGNDPVQGDGDKASCVKSCAVSELGRPFICRGKGMDVLDSSSLFQHQSTHSGLSPHRLAEFVESFAHKSSLSCHQGDSDELMFLNCTDDEKAFMNAFTLLDNQITQAVEVRSLRCLPCGDLSKEKSALIRHRKLCGGETSHVCKECGEAFIHSSHLKSHQKFHTGKRQYTCSECGKAFSRKDTLVQHQRVHTGERAYDCTECGKAYSRSSHLVQHQRIHTGERPYKCSECGKAFSRKDTLVQHQRFHTGERPYECSECGKFFSQSSHLIEHWRIHTGARPYECIECGKFFSHNSSLIKHRRVHTGAKSYVCGKCGKAFGCKDTLVQHQIIHTGARPYECSECGKAFSRKDTLVQHRKIHTGERPYECNDCGKFFSHSSNLIVHQRIHTGAKPYECSECGKCFSHNSSLILHQRVHSGARPYVCSECGKAYISSSHLVQHKKVHTGARPYKCSECGKFFSRNSSLILHQRVHTGEKPYVCNECGKAYSRSSHLVRHQKAHPGEGPHECNSFGDPLAASLKLV, from the exons atgctggagaactttGCACACGTGGCTGCCTTGG GTTGTTGGTGTGAAGCAGACAATGAGGAGGCCCCTTCCGAGCAGAGTGTTTGTGTAGACGGAGTGTCAGAGGTCAGGACTCCTGGGTCCTGTCCACTTATCCGGAAAGTCCATCCATGTGAGAGAAGTGACCCGCTCTTAAAAGACATTTTCCACCTGGCTGAACACCAGGGTTCCTGCCCTGCACAGAACCTGGACACACGTGACCCCTGTGGGCAAGGATTCCTGCTGAGTGAAAACTTTAATCAGCACCAGAAACCACATAGTGGGAATGATCCCGTCCAGGGGGATGGTGATAAGGCCTCATGTGTGAAGAGCTGTGCCGTCTCCGAGTTAGGAAGACCTTTTATTTGCAGGGGGAAAGGGATGGATGTGCTGGATAGCTCTAGCCTTTTCCAGCACCAGAGCACTCACAGTGGACTGAGTCCACACAGACTAGCTGAGTTTGTGGAATCATTTGCACACAAGTCCAGTCTCAGTTGTCACCAGGGAGACAGTGATGAACTGATGTTTCTCAATTGCACTGATGATGAGAAAGCCTTCATGAACGCCTTCACTCTCCTCGACAACCAGATAACTCAGGCGGTTGAAGTGCGATCCCTTAGGTGCCTACCTTGTGGAGATCTGTCCAAGGAGAAATCCGCTCTTATTCGTCACAGAAAACTTTGTGGTGGGGAAACATCACATGTGTGTAAGGAGTGTGGAGAGGCCTTCATTCACTCGTCTCACCTAAAAAGTCACCAGAAATTTCACACTGGCAAAAGACAATATACGTGCAGTGAATGTGGCAAGGCCTTCAGCCGCAAAGACACACTTGTGCAGCACCAGagagttcacactggagaaaggGCTTATGACTGCactgaatgtggaaaagcctACAGCAGAAGCTCCCACCTCGTGCAGCACCAGAGAATTCACACCGGAGAAAGGCCTTATaagtgcagtgaatgtgggaaggccttcagtCGTAAAGATACACTTGTGCAGCACCAGAGATTTCACACAGGGGAAAGGCCTTatgagtgcagtgaatgtggaaaattctttagccAAAGCTCTCACCTTATTGAGCATTGGAGAATTCACACCGGGGCGAGGCCTTATGAGTGCAttgaatgtggaaaattctttagccATAACTCCAGCCTCATTAAACATAGGAGAGTCCACACAGGAGCAAAGTCTTATGTGTGTGGCAAATGTGGGAAGGCTTTTGGCTGCAAGGACACACTTGTTCAGCACCAGATAATTCACACTGGCGCACGGCCTTATGAGTGCAGTGAGTGTGGAAAGGCCTTTAGCCGTAAAGATACACTTGTGCAGCACCGGAAAATCCACACTGGAGAAAGGCCTTATGAGTGCaatgactgtggaaaattctttagccATAGCTCCAACCTCATTGTgcaccagagaattcatactggagcaAAGCCTTatgagtgcagtgaatgtgggaaatgcTTTAGCCACAATTCTAGCCTCATTCTACACCAGAGAGTTCACAGTGGAGCAAGGCCCTATGTATGTAGTGAATGTGGAAAAGCTTACATTAGTAGCTCCCACCTTGTTCAACACAAGAAAGTTCACACTGGAGCGAGACCTTATaaatgcagtgaatgtgggaaattcTTTAGCCGCAACTCTAGCCTCATTCTACACCAGAGAGTTCACACTGGTGAAAAGCCTTATGTGTGCAATGAATGTGGGAAGGCCTATAGCAGAAGCTCCCATCTTGTTCGGCACCAGAAAGCtcaccctggagaaggacctCATGAATGCAACAGTTTCGGTGACCCTTTGGCTGCATCTCTTAAACTTGTTTAA